One window from the genome of Aptenodytes patagonicus chromosome 4, bAptPat1.pri.cur, whole genome shotgun sequence encodes:
- the TDO2 gene encoding tryptophan 2,3-dioxygenase yields MSGCHFAGNNYLFNFNKLSLEDEKDDKSQEGINKASKGGLVYGDYLQLNKILNAQELQSEKKGNKIHDEHLFIVTHQAYELWFKQILWEMDSVRVIFQNGHVRDERNMLKVITRMNRISMILKLLVEQFSVLETMTALDFFDFRYYLSPASGFQSLQFRLLENKIGVPQSLRVPYNRRHYRDNFKGQDYELLLKSEQEPTLLQLVEAWLERTPGLNAEGFDFWGQFEVNVLKGLEEKFALVQAKPESEEKDDLLSEFQKQKDVLLSLFDEKRHEHLLSKGERRLSYKALKGALMIYFYREEPRFQVPFQLLTSLMDIDVLMTKWRYNHVCMVHRMIGSKAGTGGSSGYQYLRSTVSDRYKVFVDLFNLSTFLVPRHWIPKMNPTIHKFLYTAEYCDSSYFSSDDSD; encoded by the exons ATGAGCGGGTGCCACTTCGCGGGGAACAATTACCT atTTAATTTTAACAAGCTATCATTGGAAGATGAAAAAGATGACAAATCACAAGAAGGGATAAATAAAGCCAGCAAAGGTGGACTTGTCTATGGAGACTACCTACAA ctgaaCAAAATATTGAATGCTCAAGAACTTCAGagtgagaagaaaggaaacaaaatccacGATGAGCATCTTTTCATTGTGACGCATCAAG CTTATGAACTTTGGTTTAAGCAGATTCTGTGGGAAATGGACTCTGTGCGGGTGATCTTTCAAAATGGCCAC GTAAGAGATGAGAGGAACATGCTGAAGGTTATCACTCGAATGAACAGAATTTCAATGATCCTGAAATTACTTGTGGAACAGTTCTCAGTTTTGGAAACTATGACTGCATTGGACTTCTTTGATTTCAG ATACTACCTAAGCCCAGCCTCAGGTTTTCAGAGCCTGCAGTTTCGCTTGCTAGAGAACAAAATTGGTGTTCCCCAAAGTCTGAGGGTCCCCTATAACAGAAGGCATTATCGTGACAACTTCAAGGGACAGGATTATGAACTACTGCTTAAATCAGAACAAGAACCAACGCTACTGCAACTTGTGGAG GCATGGCTGGAAAGAACTCCAGGACTCAACGCAGAAGGATTTGATTTCTGGGGACAATTTGAAGTGAATGTTTTAAAAGGTCTAGAAGAGAAATTTGCCTTGGTGCAG GCCAAAccagaatcagaagaaaaagatgactTATTATCTGAATTCCAAAAACAGAAAGATGTATTACTTTCGTTATTTGATGAAAAACGCCATGAACACCTGCTAAGTAAAG GAGAAAGACGACTGTCTTATAAAGCACTGAAGGGTGCCTTAATGATCTACTTCTACAG GGAGGAGCCTCGTTTTCAGGTTCCCTTTCAGCTTCTTACCTCCCTTATGGATATCGATGTGCTCATGACCAAATGGAGAT ATAACCACGTCTGCATGGTGCACAGAATGATCGGCAGCAAGGCTGGCACTGGAGGCTCATCAGGCTACCAGTATTTGCGCTCCACAGTGAG TGACAGATACAAGGTGTTTGTGGACTTGTTCAATCTTTCAACGTTTCTAGTGCCAAGACACTGGATACCAAAGATGAACCCAACCATTCATAAATTCCTGTATACGGCAGAATACTGCGACAGCTCCTACTTTAGCAGCGACGACTCTGACTAG
- the CTSO gene encoding cathepsin O has translation MTWWPGEGRRPGTRQGAGPAAPHGMARPVARPGWSMGVLALALFCCLLRAGSAAFLAPAGTRLGEEGGAGRPGRRPWDGGGWEKEAAAAALRESAKRIRLLNLSSKDNKTAFYGINEFSHLFPEEFKAIYLRSIPHKLPRYIKVPKGKEKPLPKKFDWRDKKVIAEVRNQQTCGGCWAFSVVGGIESAYAIKGNNLEELSVQQVIDCSYNNYGCSGGSTVSALSWLNQTKVKLVRDSEYTFKAQTGLCHYFGHSDFGVSITGFAAYDFSGQEEEMMRMLVNWGPLAVTVDAVSWQDYLGGIIQYHCSSGRANHAVLITGFDRTGSIPYWIVQNSWGSTWGIDGYVRVKIGGNVCGIADTVSSVFV, from the exons ATGACATGGTGGCCAGGGGAGGGGCGGCGGCCGGGAACTCGGCAGGGAgcgggccccgctgccccgcatgGCATGGCGCGACCGGTCGCTCGCCCCGGGTGGTCGATGGGGGTTCTGGCACTGGCGcttttctgctgcctgctgcgggcgggcagcgccgcctTCTTGGCGCCTGCAGGTACCCGTCTTGGGGAGGAGGGCGGCGCCGGCCGTCCGGGCCGCCGGCCGTGGGACGGAGGCGGCTGGGAGaaagaagcggcggcggcggccctcCGG gaaagcGCTAAAAGAATTAGATTACTGAATTTGTCATCAAAAGATAATAAGACTGCTTTCTATGGAATAAATGAGTTTTCTCACCTGTTTCCTGAGGAGTTCAAAG CTATTTACTTAAGAAGCATACCTCACAAACTTCCCAGATACATAAAAGTgccaaagggaaaggaaaaacctTTGCCAAAGAAGTTTGACTGGAGGGACAAGAAAGTCATTGCAGAAGTGAGAAATCAGCAAACA TGTGGAGGCTGCTGGGCTTTCAGCGTTGTGGGTGGTATAGAGTCTGCCTATGCAATTAAAGGAAATAACCTGGAAGAACTCAGCGTACAGCAGGTTATTGACTGTTCATACAATAATTATGGCTGCAGCGGGGGATCCACTGTTAGTGCTTTGAGCTGGCTGAACCAG ACAAAAGTAAAACTTGTGAGAGATTCAGAATACACTTTTAAAGCTCAGACAGGACTGTGCCATTATTTTGGTCACTCAGATTTTGGAGTTTCAATAACAGGATTTGCTGCATATGACTTCAG CGgtcaggaagaagaaatgatgaGGATGCTTGTTAACTGGGGCCCTTTGGCAGTAACAGTAGATGCGGTTAGCTGGCAGGATTATCTTGGTGGGATCATACAGTATCACTGCTCCAGTGGAAGAGCAAATCATGCTGTTCTAATCACTGGTTTTGACAGAACAG GTAGTATCCCTTACTGGATTGTACAGAACTCTTGGGGGTCCACATGGGGAATAGACGGCTATGTTCGTGTTAAGATAGGCGGCAATGTCTGTG GTATAGCAGATACAGTTTCATCAGTATTTGTTTGA